One Candidatus Woesearchaeota archaeon DNA window includes the following coding sequences:
- a CDS encoding bifunctional phosphoglucose/phosphomannose isomerase, with protein MEDEQLSNQSRKREKQAQEQSPEAKEEELVFPDNYFHFDKAGLMEDYNKILADIQTAYELGNEVVLPEIKGAFDHIFFIGMGGSAISADFLKKYLEHIGIAIPITIIRDYTMPPTFTESSLVIGISYSGNTEETLSAFRLAMRKSKYCFAYANGGKLQEACAINRTPCTIVPKGYQPRTAALTYLFFPILRLLERLQIVPSQQGEVDTILQTIKKTEFKPIAINLSEKLINTIPLIYATAKYFPVAFRFKTQVNENTKRHAFAGEYSEFNHNEILGYEHVNGTYHIITYRFNDDHRRLHKRMDIVKEITNKAGVETTEIKLSGESYLAKVFSAVLIGDLTSYYLALRYKLDPSPVHIIESLKEKMGPLI; from the coding sequence ATGGAAGATGAACAATTATCAAATCAATCAAGAAAACGAGAAAAACAAGCTCAAGAGCAATCACCAGAAGCAAAAGAAGAAGAGCTCGTGTTTCCTGATAATTATTTTCATTTTGACAAAGCAGGACTTATGGAAGATTATAACAAAATTCTTGCAGATATTCAAACTGCCTATGAACTAGGCAATGAAGTCGTTTTACCAGAAATAAAAGGAGCCTTTGATCATATATTTTTTATCGGCATGGGTGGTAGCGCAATTAGTGCAGATTTCTTAAAAAAATATCTTGAGCATATAGGCATTGCCATACCTATTACTATTATTCGAGACTACACTATGCCGCCAACTTTTACAGAGTCATCACTTGTTATTGGGATTAGCTACTCAGGAAATACAGAAGAAACACTCAGCGCGTTTCGACTCGCAATGAGAAAATCAAAATATTGCTTTGCCTATGCAAACGGCGGAAAACTGCAAGAAGCATGCGCTATTAACAGAACACCATGCACCATCGTACCAAAAGGTTATCAACCAAGAACAGCAGCATTGACCTATTTATTTTTCCCTATCCTGCGCTTACTTGAGCGATTACAAATTGTTCCAAGCCAACAAGGAGAGGTAGATACCATTCTACAAACTATCAAAAAAACAGAGTTTAAACCAATCGCAATAAATCTTAGTGAAAAACTTATTAACACCATACCTCTTATTTACGCAACAGCAAAATACTTTCCCGTCGCATTCAGATTCAAAACACAAGTAAATGAGAACACAAAGCGACACGCATTTGCTGGAGAGTATTCGGAATTTAACCATAATGAAATCTTAGGCTATGAACACGTCAACGGAACATATCACATCATAACGTACCGATTTAATGATGATCACAGACGGCTACATAAACGCATGGATATCGTTAAAGAAATCACAAATAAAGCAGGAGTTGAAACAACAGAAATCAAACTCTCCGGAGAATCCTATCTTGCAAAAGTATTCTCCGCAGTGCTCATTGGTGATTTAACTAGCTATTACCTGGCTTTACGATATAAACTAGACCCCTCACCAGTGCATATTATCGAATCATTAAAAGAAAAAATGGGACCTCTGATTTAG
- a CDS encoding 50S ribosomal protein L37ae — MVKKSSNSTKRFGPRYGKTVKDKVAAIEKQQRASYTCPYCSRQQVKRVASGIWECKKCSAKFANKAYTVGKQTKIQTSVTEL, encoded by the coding sequence ATGGTAAAAAAATCTTCAAATTCAACTAAGCGGTTTGGACCGCGATACGGTAAAACGGTAAAGGATAAAGTAGCGGCAATAGAAAAACAACAGCGAGCATCATACACTTGCCCTTACTGCTCACGACAACAAGTCAAACGAGTAGCGAGTGGTATTTGGGAATGTAAAAAATGTAGTGCTAAATTTGCAAACAAAGCATATACTGTTGGAAAACAAACAAAAATCCAAACCAGTGTTACTGAATTATAA
- a CDS encoding DNA-directed RNA polymerase subunit P has product MTEYKCFSCNKTVKDTYIKKKVRCIYCGSKIIFKARTKPSSVKAR; this is encoded by the coding sequence ATGACCGAATATAAATGCTTTTCATGTAACAAAACAGTAAAAGATACCTATATTAAAAAAAAGGTTCGCTGTATTTACTGCGGCTCAAAAATTATCTTTAAAGCGCGGACTAAACCATCCAGTGTTAAGGCACGATGA